The following proteins are encoded in a genomic region of Bradyrhizobium sp. SK17:
- a CDS encoding TonB-dependent siderophore receptor, with product MSTNVASAQAQSSALQNNTTALPAVTVDDPGAARKRSAVASTRRASASRAAAASRRLGAATPAQSQAPRSQGAGGTIGTTTGYVATGSTAGTKTNTALIETPQSLSVVTQKELRDRNVQTLKDAVDYTPGVTTTAFGYDPRFDSFYIRGFDATYTGIYRDGLRQGGGNFAIPKIEPWGLDSVSILRGPASGLYGLGSPGGIVDVTTKRPTMTPFGEVQLQAGNYDRYQGSFDIGGPVPGSDQLYYRLTGLLRDAKTWYPGNDDDRAYIAPALTWRPDADTSFTILSEYQTSRTAASIGNFRSPDGQLTNIYSNDPAFSAMDQKQYRIGYAFEHNVDDVWTVRQNFRFYQVDVDAKYTQIDSIDSSTNLASRSAWRILDSFNTVTLDNQAEAKFMLGAIRNTALFGVDYGHSYYNDKIGYGAAPDLNLLTMNYGAQAIATPSFSIFNKQSTDEVGVYVQEQAKLGGFVLTLNGRQSWVSQTTTAGLDGVPSTQKANAFTGRAGLSYVFDNGIAPYVSYATAFAPQVGLDVSGSPFRPTTGEQKEIGIKYQMPQVPLLLTAAVFDITQDNVLRTDPSNMAFQAATGQVESKGVELEAKLALKQGFDLTAAYTHLNVVINQGNPDTTGNELSGIPRNSFAAFGKYTFQSGVPVEGLGLGLGVRYIGTNFGNDQNTFQNAATTLFDAVIDYDLGKLDRRMLGATMRLNATNLFDTQYQTCQSGYCYSGARRQVIGTLSYRW from the coding sequence GGCTCCGCGGTCGCAGGGTGCCGGCGGCACGATCGGCACGACGACCGGCTATGTCGCGACCGGCAGCACGGCGGGCACCAAGACCAACACCGCGCTGATCGAGACGCCGCAGTCGCTTTCCGTGGTCACGCAAAAGGAGCTCAGGGATCGCAACGTTCAGACGCTCAAGGATGCCGTCGACTACACGCCCGGCGTGACGACGACGGCGTTCGGCTATGATCCGCGGTTCGACAGTTTCTACATCCGCGGCTTCGATGCGACCTATACCGGGATCTATCGCGACGGGCTGCGCCAGGGCGGCGGCAACTTCGCCATTCCCAAGATCGAGCCTTGGGGTCTCGACAGCGTGTCGATCCTGCGTGGCCCGGCTTCCGGCCTCTACGGCCTTGGCTCTCCCGGAGGCATCGTCGACGTCACCACCAAGCGGCCGACCATGACGCCGTTCGGCGAGGTGCAGCTTCAAGCCGGCAACTATGATCGTTACCAGGGCAGCTTCGATATCGGTGGCCCGGTGCCCGGCAGCGACCAATTGTACTACCGCCTGACCGGTCTGCTGCGTGACGCCAAGACCTGGTATCCCGGCAATGACGACGATCGCGCCTATATCGCGCCGGCCCTGACCTGGCGGCCGGACGCCGATACGTCCTTCACCATCCTGAGCGAATATCAAACCAGCCGGACCGCCGCGAGCATCGGCAATTTCCGCTCGCCCGACGGACAATTGACCAACATCTATTCGAACGATCCGGCGTTCAGCGCGATGGACCAGAAGCAGTATCGGATCGGCTACGCGTTCGAGCACAATGTCGACGACGTGTGGACGGTGCGGCAGAACTTCCGCTTCTACCAGGTCGACGTCGACGCGAAATACACCCAGATCGATTCCATCGACAGCAGCACCAATCTGGCCTCGCGCTCCGCGTGGCGGATCCTCGACAGCTTCAACACCGTCACGCTCGACAACCAGGCCGAGGCCAAGTTCATGCTCGGCGCGATCCGGAACACGGCGCTGTTCGGCGTCGACTACGGTCATTCCTACTACAACGACAAGATCGGTTACGGAGCGGCGCCCGACCTCAATCTGCTGACGATGAACTACGGCGCCCAGGCCATTGCCACGCCGTCATTCTCGATCTTCAACAAGCAGTCCACCGACGAGGTCGGTGTCTATGTGCAGGAGCAGGCCAAGCTCGGCGGCTTCGTCCTGACACTCAATGGTCGCCAGAGCTGGGTCTCCCAGACCACGACGGCGGGTCTCGACGGCGTGCCGTCGACGCAGAAGGCCAACGCCTTCACCGGCCGCGCGGGCCTCTCCTACGTGTTCGACAACGGCATTGCGCCCTATGTGAGCTACGCGACGGCCTTCGCCCCGCAGGTCGGCCTCGACGTATCGGGATCGCCGTTCAGGCCGACCACCGGCGAGCAGAAGGAGATCGGCATCAAGTACCAGATGCCGCAGGTTCCACTGCTGTTGACCGCCGCGGTGTTCGACATCACCCAGGACAACGTGCTGCGCACCGATCCCAGCAACATGGCCTTCCAGGCGGCAACCGGGCAGGTCGAATCCAAGGGCGTCGAGCTCGAGGCGAAGCTGGCGCTCAAGCAGGGATTCGATCTCACCGCGGCCTACACCCATCTCAACGTCGTCATCAACCAGGGCAATCCCGACACGACCGGCAATGAGCTCTCCGGCATCCCGCGCAATTCCTTCGCCGCGTTCGGCAAATACACCTTCCAGTCCGGCGTCCCGGTCGAAGGGCTCGGGCTCGGCCTCGGTGTCCGTTACATCGGCACCAACTTCGGCAACGACCAGAACACGTTCCAGAATGCGGCGACGACGCTGTTCGATGCGGTGATCGATTACGATCTGGGCAAGCTCGACCGGCGGATGCTCGGGGCCACCATGCGTCTGAACGCGACCAACCTGTTCGACACGCAGTACCAGACCTGTCAGTCCGGCTATTGTTACTCGGGCGCCCGGCGTCAGGTCATCGGCACCTTGTCGTATCGTTGGTAA